From one Lolium rigidum isolate FL_2022 chromosome 4, APGP_CSIRO_Lrig_0.1, whole genome shotgun sequence genomic stretch:
- the LOC124708174 gene encoding probable glutathione S-transferase GSTU6, with translation MAGGGSKEVKLLGMWASPFVLRAQLALSLKGISYEYVEEDLKSKSEQLLTSNPVHKAVPVLIHGGKPVCESLVILQYIDEAFAGIGPSLLPEDPHDRAVARFWASYIDDKLVKASTQASRGKTEEEKEEGKKQAAAAVETLEEALKECSKGKPFFGGDNAGYVDVVLGGLLAWARAGDLMKGVKTFDPATTPLLAAWADSFGALDAVEAVMPEVGKLVEFAMVMHAHAAAAAAAAATN, from the exons ATGGCCGGCGGAGGAAGCAAGGAAGTGAAGCTGCTGGGCATGTGGGCGAGCCCTTTCGTCCTGCGAGCGCAGCTCGCGCTCAGCCTCAAGGGCATCAGCTACGAGTACGTGGAGGAGGACCTCAAGAGCAAGAGCGAGCAGCTCCTCACATCCAACCCCGTGCACAAGGCGGTGCCGGTGCTGATCCACGGCGGCAAGCCCGTCTGCGAGTCGTTGGTCATCCTGCAATACATAGACGAGGCCTTCGCCGGCATCGGCCCCTCTCTCCTCCCGGAGGATCCCCATGACCGCGCCGTTGCTCGCTTCTGGGCATCTTACATCGACGACAAG CTGGTGAAAGCGTCGACCCAGGCGTCGAGGGGCAagacggaggaggagaaggaggaggggaaGAAGCAGGCGGCGGCCGCGGTGGAGACCCTGGAGGAAGCCCTGAAGGAGTGCTCCAAGGGGAAACCATTCTTCGGTGGCGACAACGCTGGGTATGTGGATGTCGTGCTCGGTGGCCTCCTCGCATGGGCTCGCGCGGGCGATTTGATGAAGGGCGTCAAGACCTTCGACCCCGCCACGACTCCGCTCCTGGCCGCGTGGGCGGACAGCTTCGGCGCGTtggacgcggtcgaggcagtcatGCCGGAGGTCGGCAAGCTAGTTGAGTTTGCCATGGTGATGCATGCTCACGCCGCGgccgcggcagccgccgccgcaaCTAACTAA